A single region of the Hippoglossus hippoglossus isolate fHipHip1 chromosome 17, fHipHip1.pri, whole genome shotgun sequence genome encodes:
- the afg3l2 gene encoding AFG3-like protein 2 isoform X1: MAHRYLRLSAGCRSVFRLLLPSNAPARLVMFSTTAGQVASGRSLLTELLGAYRNQSSKPPKGFEKYFPDAQKPVNKSETEAAAKETKAADAPRTSGRGGGGGGGGKRGGRKEESHWYSRLQKGDVPWDDKEFRMYFLSGAAFWTTVTYYFFFRDGGREVTWKDFVNNYLSKGAVERLEVVNKRYVKVIFSAGKTPVDGQYIWFNIGSVDTFERNLETAQYELGIEGENRLPVVYSTESDGTFLLSMLPTVLIIGFLLFMLRRGPAGAGRPGRGMGGLFSVSETTAKILKDEIDVKFKDVAGCEEAKLEIMEFVNFLKNPKQYQDLGAKIPKGAILTGPPGTGKTLLAKATAGEANVPFITVNGSEFLEMFVGVGPARVRDLFVMARKNAPCILFIDEIDAVGRKRGRGNLGGQSEQENTLNQLLVEMDGFNTATNVVVLAGTNRPDILDPALMRPGRFDRQIYIGHPDIKGRASIFKVHLRPLKLETNMDKDALARKMAALTPGFSGADIANVCNEAALIAARHLSDAINQKHFEQAIERVIGGLEKKTQVLQPEEKKTVAYHEAGHAVAGWFLEHADPLLKVSIIPRGRGLGYAQYLPKEQYLYTREQLLDRMCMTLGGRVSEEIFFGRITTGAQDDLRKVTQSAYAQIVQFGMNEKVGQVSFDLPRQGEMVLEKPYSEATARLIDTEVRSLIREAYQRTQQLLSIKKAEVEKVALRLLEKEVLDKSDMVELLGNRPFAEKSTYEEFVEGTGGEDEDTTLPDGLKDWNQERTEKEESQDEQVARQISGGMPF, encoded by the exons ATGGCCCACCGCTACCTGCGGCTGTCCGCGGGCTGCCGGAGCGTGTTCCGGCTGTTGCTGCCCTCCAATGCTCCGGCCAGACTG GTGATGTTCTCGACCACAGCTGGACAGGTAGCCAGTGGGCGGAGCCTGCTGACAGAGCTGCTGGGAGCATACAGGAATCAGAGCTCCAAACCCCCTAAAG GTTTTGAAAAGTATTTTCCAGATGCTCAGAAACCTGTGAATAAGTCTgagactgaagctgcagctaaAG AAACTAAAGCTGCTGATGCTCCAAGAACCTccgggagggggggaggggggggtggaggaggaaaacgaGGAGGTCGTAAGGAGGAGTCTCACTGGTACAGTCGTCTGCAGAAG GGGGACGTTCCCTGGGACGACAAAGAGTTTCGTATGTACTTCCTGAGCGGAGCAGCGTTCTGGACCACCGTCACATATTATTTCTTCTTCAGGGATGGAGGTCGGGAGGTCACCTGGAAGGACTTTGTCAACAACTACCTGTCTAAAGGAGCG GTGGAACGACTGGAAGTCGTCAACAAACGTTATGTCAAAGTGATTTTCTCTGCGGGGAAGACGCCTGTGGACGGA CAGTACATCTGGTTCAATATCGGCAGCGTGGACACGTTTGAGCGGAACCTGGAGACGGCGCAGTACGAGCTCGGCATCGAGGGAGAGAACCGCCTGCCAGTGGTTTATTCCACAGAGAGCGACGG CACGTTTCTACTAAGCATGCTCCCCACGGTACTCATCATTGGCTTCCTGCTGTTCATGCTGCGGCGGGGTCCGGCAGGGGCGGGGCGTCCAGGCCGGGGGATGGGTGGACTCTTCAGCGTCAGCGAGACGACGGCAAAGATCCTGAAAGATGAGATCGACGTGAAGTTCAAAGACGTGGCGGGCTGCGAGGAGGCGAAGCTTGAGATTATGGAGTTTGTCAACTTCCTGAAGAACCCGAAACAGTACCAGGACCTCGGTGCCAAGATCCCCAAG GGCGCCATCTTGACGGGTCCTCCAGGAACAGGAAAGACTCTTTTGGCCAAAGCGACGGCCGGCGAGGCCAACGTCCCATTCATTACTGTCAATGGCTCTGAGTTCCTGGAGATGTTTGTGGGCGTTGGTCCAGCGAGG gTGAGGGATCTGTTTGTCATGGCGAGGAAGAACGCCCCCTGCATCCTCTTCATCGATGAGATCGATGCTGTGGGACGAAAACGTGGACGAGGAAACCTTGGAGGACAGAGTGAGCAGGAAAACACTCTGAaccagctgctggtggagaTGGATG gtttcaACACAGCGACCAATGTGGTGGTTCTGGCAGGAACCAACAGACCCGACATCCTGGACCCGGCTCTGATGAGACCCGGACGCTTCGATAGGCAGATCTACATCG GTCATCCTGATATCAAAGGTCGAGCCTCCATCTTTAAAGTTCACCTGCGTCCTCTGAAACTGGAGACAAACATGGACAAAGACGCCCTGGCTAGGAAGATGGCCGCCCTCACACCCGGATTCTCAG GTGCTGACATTGCCAACGTCTGCAACGAGGCGGCTCTGATCGCTGCTCGCCACCTTTCAGACGCCATTAACCAGAAACACTTTGAACAGGCCATCGAGAGGGTCATCGGAG GTCTGGAGAAGAAGACTCAGGTGCTGCagccagaggagaagaagacggTGGCGTATCATGAAGCCGGCCACGCGGTCGCTGGATGGTTCCTGGAACATGCCGACCCACTGCTAAAG GTGTCCATCATCCCCAGAGGGCGGGGCCTGGGTTATGCTCAGTACCTGCCTAAGGAGCAGTACCTGTACACCAGAGAGCAGCTGCTCGACCGGATGTGTATGACTCTGGGAGGACGAGTCTCCGAGGAGATCTTCTTTGGACGGATCACCACCGGAGCTCAGGACGACCTCCGAAAGGTCACCCAGAGCGCCTAcgcacag ATCGTTCAGTTCGGGATGAACGAGAAGGTTGGTCAGGTTTCCTTCGACCTCCCGCGTCAGGGCGAGATGGTTCTGGAGAAACCGTACAGCGAAGCAACGGCTCGTCTCATTGACACCGAGGTCAGATCCCTCATCAGAGAGGCGTACCAGAGAACCCAGCAGCTGCTGAGCATTAAGAAGGCCGAGGTGGAGAAG GTGGCGCTGCGGCTCCTTGAGAAGGAGGTTCTGGATAAGAGCGACATGGTGGAGCTGCTGGGTAATCGTCCATTTGCGGAGAAGTCGACGTACGAAGAGTTTGTTGAGGGAACCGGAGGCGAGGACGAGGACACGACTCTACCGGACGGTCTAAAAGACTGGAAccaggagaggacagagaaggaagagagtCAGGACGAACAGGTGGCCCGTCAGATCTCTGGAGGAATGCCCTTCTAG
- the afg3l2 gene encoding AFG3-like protein 2 isoform X2 yields the protein MAHRYLRLSAGCRSVFRLLLPSNAPARLVMFSTTAGQVASGRSLLTELLGAYRNQSSKPPKGFEKYFPDAQKPVNKSETEAAAKETKAADAPRTSGRGGGGGGGGKRGGRKEESHWYSRLQKGDVPWDDKEFRMYFLSGAAFWTTVTYYFFFRDGGREVTWKDFVNNYLSKGAVERLEVVNKRYVKVIFSAGKTPVDGYIWFNIGSVDTFERNLETAQYELGIEGENRLPVVYSTESDGTFLLSMLPTVLIIGFLLFMLRRGPAGAGRPGRGMGGLFSVSETTAKILKDEIDVKFKDVAGCEEAKLEIMEFVNFLKNPKQYQDLGAKIPKGAILTGPPGTGKTLLAKATAGEANVPFITVNGSEFLEMFVGVGPARVRDLFVMARKNAPCILFIDEIDAVGRKRGRGNLGGQSEQENTLNQLLVEMDGFNTATNVVVLAGTNRPDILDPALMRPGRFDRQIYIGHPDIKGRASIFKVHLRPLKLETNMDKDALARKMAALTPGFSGADIANVCNEAALIAARHLSDAINQKHFEQAIERVIGGLEKKTQVLQPEEKKTVAYHEAGHAVAGWFLEHADPLLKVSIIPRGRGLGYAQYLPKEQYLYTREQLLDRMCMTLGGRVSEEIFFGRITTGAQDDLRKVTQSAYAQIVQFGMNEKVGQVSFDLPRQGEMVLEKPYSEATARLIDTEVRSLIREAYQRTQQLLSIKKAEVEKVALRLLEKEVLDKSDMVELLGNRPFAEKSTYEEFVEGTGGEDEDTTLPDGLKDWNQERTEKEESQDEQVARQISGGMPF from the exons ATGGCCCACCGCTACCTGCGGCTGTCCGCGGGCTGCCGGAGCGTGTTCCGGCTGTTGCTGCCCTCCAATGCTCCGGCCAGACTG GTGATGTTCTCGACCACAGCTGGACAGGTAGCCAGTGGGCGGAGCCTGCTGACAGAGCTGCTGGGAGCATACAGGAATCAGAGCTCCAAACCCCCTAAAG GTTTTGAAAAGTATTTTCCAGATGCTCAGAAACCTGTGAATAAGTCTgagactgaagctgcagctaaAG AAACTAAAGCTGCTGATGCTCCAAGAACCTccgggagggggggaggggggggtggaggaggaaaacgaGGAGGTCGTAAGGAGGAGTCTCACTGGTACAGTCGTCTGCAGAAG GGGGACGTTCCCTGGGACGACAAAGAGTTTCGTATGTACTTCCTGAGCGGAGCAGCGTTCTGGACCACCGTCACATATTATTTCTTCTTCAGGGATGGAGGTCGGGAGGTCACCTGGAAGGACTTTGTCAACAACTACCTGTCTAAAGGAGCG GTGGAACGACTGGAAGTCGTCAACAAACGTTATGTCAAAGTGATTTTCTCTGCGGGGAAGACGCCTGTGGACGGA TACATCTGGTTCAATATCGGCAGCGTGGACACGTTTGAGCGGAACCTGGAGACGGCGCAGTACGAGCTCGGCATCGAGGGAGAGAACCGCCTGCCAGTGGTTTATTCCACAGAGAGCGACGG CACGTTTCTACTAAGCATGCTCCCCACGGTACTCATCATTGGCTTCCTGCTGTTCATGCTGCGGCGGGGTCCGGCAGGGGCGGGGCGTCCAGGCCGGGGGATGGGTGGACTCTTCAGCGTCAGCGAGACGACGGCAAAGATCCTGAAAGATGAGATCGACGTGAAGTTCAAAGACGTGGCGGGCTGCGAGGAGGCGAAGCTTGAGATTATGGAGTTTGTCAACTTCCTGAAGAACCCGAAACAGTACCAGGACCTCGGTGCCAAGATCCCCAAG GGCGCCATCTTGACGGGTCCTCCAGGAACAGGAAAGACTCTTTTGGCCAAAGCGACGGCCGGCGAGGCCAACGTCCCATTCATTACTGTCAATGGCTCTGAGTTCCTGGAGATGTTTGTGGGCGTTGGTCCAGCGAGG gTGAGGGATCTGTTTGTCATGGCGAGGAAGAACGCCCCCTGCATCCTCTTCATCGATGAGATCGATGCTGTGGGACGAAAACGTGGACGAGGAAACCTTGGAGGACAGAGTGAGCAGGAAAACACTCTGAaccagctgctggtggagaTGGATG gtttcaACACAGCGACCAATGTGGTGGTTCTGGCAGGAACCAACAGACCCGACATCCTGGACCCGGCTCTGATGAGACCCGGACGCTTCGATAGGCAGATCTACATCG GTCATCCTGATATCAAAGGTCGAGCCTCCATCTTTAAAGTTCACCTGCGTCCTCTGAAACTGGAGACAAACATGGACAAAGACGCCCTGGCTAGGAAGATGGCCGCCCTCACACCCGGATTCTCAG GTGCTGACATTGCCAACGTCTGCAACGAGGCGGCTCTGATCGCTGCTCGCCACCTTTCAGACGCCATTAACCAGAAACACTTTGAACAGGCCATCGAGAGGGTCATCGGAG GTCTGGAGAAGAAGACTCAGGTGCTGCagccagaggagaagaagacggTGGCGTATCATGAAGCCGGCCACGCGGTCGCTGGATGGTTCCTGGAACATGCCGACCCACTGCTAAAG GTGTCCATCATCCCCAGAGGGCGGGGCCTGGGTTATGCTCAGTACCTGCCTAAGGAGCAGTACCTGTACACCAGAGAGCAGCTGCTCGACCGGATGTGTATGACTCTGGGAGGACGAGTCTCCGAGGAGATCTTCTTTGGACGGATCACCACCGGAGCTCAGGACGACCTCCGAAAGGTCACCCAGAGCGCCTAcgcacag ATCGTTCAGTTCGGGATGAACGAGAAGGTTGGTCAGGTTTCCTTCGACCTCCCGCGTCAGGGCGAGATGGTTCTGGAGAAACCGTACAGCGAAGCAACGGCTCGTCTCATTGACACCGAGGTCAGATCCCTCATCAGAGAGGCGTACCAGAGAACCCAGCAGCTGCTGAGCATTAAGAAGGCCGAGGTGGAGAAG GTGGCGCTGCGGCTCCTTGAGAAGGAGGTTCTGGATAAGAGCGACATGGTGGAGCTGCTGGGTAATCGTCCATTTGCGGAGAAGTCGACGTACGAAGAGTTTGTTGAGGGAACCGGAGGCGAGGACGAGGACACGACTCTACCGGACGGTCTAAAAGACTGGAAccaggagaggacagagaaggaagagagtCAGGACGAACAGGTGGCCCGTCAGATCTCTGGAGGAATGCCCTTCTAG